The Metabacillus schmidteae nucleotide sequence TGTAGTCCACCATCCATTGCCGCACGTGTAGCTAGAGTAATGGCAGTAATGGCGAGGTTTTTACTATTACGTAACTGACTTTTCTTCGATAATACTCCTACCTCTCCTTTTTCAGGACTAAGTTTGTATACTTTTAAAAATTCATCCTTCCTACCTTCACGAATATATTGAAATAGCCTTTTCTCGTACATAAAATCATGATGAAACGACACATTTTCACGTTGTTGTGAAATGGTCACATGAGGATCCTCAATTTGTAATAGGTGATCTCCCATTTCAATATTTTTTAAAATGATATCTGCAGGATCAAGTGTTTTTTGATAGAGCATATAGTACAGTTGCATACTAATATTAATGAATTTCATAGTGGACATTCGAGGAAGTAATTCATAATAATGGATGAGTTTCTTTCTTAAATCCTTTTGCAAATTCATATCATTAACAAGTGCAACTATTCTATCATTTGTAAGGTCAGGAGGAAGAGTAGGACCAACAATAATTGTTCCTTTGTATTCGTCATGTTTTCTCACTTGAATCATAAAGTAATGCTCATAGTATTCCGATTTGACCAAAAGTGGAAATGGATCGTGATCATGATGTGAAAAAAATTGTTTCAACATTTCTCGTTGAGATGTGTGAATTGAATTTTCAAAAGCGGAAGAAGTAAAAATAAACTCCAATTTACCATGTTCATCTATGTAAATAACAGGAATGCTAAATGACTCATATATCATTTTGCAAATAAACTGTAAATCTTGAAATTTCATAACAGTCTCCTTCAAACCCTAATTTCCTAAATCATATCATAAAGTGTAAAAAATATTAAAAAACAGCTAAAAAAATTAATATATTACCAAAGAGTGATGGGAACGTTGTATATAATAACCTTATAGTTTTGTAGAAAGCGTTTTCTAATATGGATTACTCATGGAGGGATTAAGATGACAAAAGATATGAAAGCACTTATTTCACAAATGACATTAGAAGAAAAAGCAGGTCTTTGTTCTGGAAAGGACTTTTGGAATTTAAAAGGGATTGAAAGACTAGGCATCCCATCTATCATGGTTACAGACGGTCCACACGGATTACGTAAACAAAAAATGGGCGCAGACCACTTAGGGTTATTTGATAGCGTACCTGCTACTTGTTTTCCATCTGCAGCAGGAATGGCAAGCTCATGGGATCGCAATTTAATTCAAAAAGTAGGAGTGGCTTTAGGGGAGGAATGCCAGGCAGAGGACGTTGCAGTACTTCTTGGACCTGGTGCGAATATTAAACGTTCTCCTTTATGTGGCCGTAA carries:
- a CDS encoding helix-turn-helix domain-containing protein: MKFQDLQFICKMIYESFSIPVIYIDEHGKLEFIFTSSAFENSIHTSQREMLKQFFSHHDHDPFPLLVKSEYYEHYFMIQVRKHDEYKGTIIVGPTLPPDLTNDRIVALVNDMNLQKDLRKKLIHYYELLPRMSTMKFINISMQLYYMLYQKTLDPADIILKNIEMGDHLLQIEDPHVTISQQRENVSFHHDFMYEKRLFQYIREGRKDEFLKVYKLSPEKGEVGVLSKKSQLRNSKNLAITAITLATRAAMDGGLHYEIAYTLSDLYIQNLEELQDLKSVDAFMEQALSDFADRVRKHKQQKYSKPINMCLNYIYTNLYEDLTLTRLANLVEMHPNYLSALFKKEVGISIAEYIHRTKIDEAKSLLTFTNYSLLKISTILNFHDQSYFTKVFKKYVGVTPKKYKNSTINT